In Abditibacteriaceae bacterium, one DNA window encodes the following:
- a CDS encoding MoxR family ATPase, with translation MKPMGIAGIERDANQTALARLEKNLTSVIKGKDESVRLVLTALLSGGHVLLEDVPGTGKTTLAKALAHSIDGRFRRVQFTPDLMPADITGSSFYRPSDGGFEFREGPVFANVFLADEINRTSPRTQSALLEVMSENQITIEGLRRALPQPFFVVATQNPGDFHGTYPLPEAQLDRFAMRISLGYPDARHEVDMVLDQARSHPLEALQSVVSCGEVLAWQQAVRAVFCDRTVIEYMVQLAETTRGDARLRLGLSPRATLSLHRASQAHAWLHGREFVSPDDVRIVAKPVLAHRLQLDTKTKLSGVSSETVIAEALDRVPVPR, from the coding sequence ATGAAACCCATGGGAATTGCTGGAATCGAACGCGACGCCAATCAGACGGCGCTCGCACGTTTGGAGAAGAACCTGACTTCGGTCATCAAAGGCAAAGACGAAAGCGTGCGTCTGGTTCTTACGGCGCTTTTGTCGGGCGGCCACGTGTTGTTGGAGGACGTGCCCGGAACAGGTAAAACAACGTTGGCTAAAGCGCTGGCTCATTCGATTGATGGCCGCTTCCGGCGCGTGCAGTTCACGCCCGACCTGATGCCTGCCGACATCACCGGCTCCAGCTTTTATCGTCCTTCCGACGGCGGCTTCGAGTTCCGCGAAGGGCCGGTTTTCGCCAACGTGTTTCTCGCTGATGAAATCAATCGCACCTCGCCGCGCACACAAAGTGCGTTGCTGGAAGTAATGAGTGAAAACCAGATAACAATCGAAGGCTTGCGCCGCGCTTTACCTCAGCCCTTCTTTGTCGTCGCCACTCAGAACCCCGGCGATTTTCACGGCACCTATCCGTTGCCTGAAGCGCAACTCGACCGCTTTGCGATGCGTATTTCCCTCGGCTATCCCGACGCGCGCCACGAAGTGGACATGGTCCTCGATCAGGCGCGGAGCCATCCCTTGGAAGCTTTGCAAAGCGTCGTTTCATGCGGCGAGGTTCTCGCGTGGCAGCAGGCGGTGCGTGCCGTTTTCTGCGACCGAACCGTCATTGAATATATGGTGCAACTGGCAGAAACGACGCGCGGCGACGCGCGCTTGCGACTGGGGTTGTCGCCGCGTGCCACGCTGTCGCTGCATCGCGCATCGCAAGCGCACGCCTGGCTGCATGGGCGCGAGTTCGTTTCGCCCGATGATGTGCGCATTGTCGCCAAGCCCGTTCTTGCACATCGACTGCAGCTCGATACGAAAACGAAATTGAGCGGCGTTTCCAGTGAGACTGTCATCGCTGAAGCACTCGACCGCGTGCCGGTGCCGCGTTAA
- a CDS encoding transglutaminase-like domain-containing protein, with the protein MKNAIIDSQQKTDVFATAAALCAFAALAISANAAWLPVVACVSIIASCLIGARCSESASGVNVWRGFFLLIAGGLFWSDYTSENGGTPEVLLAWAIARVAAAEYALRSWMRDGWKGERRALQLLLPALVVMGASNTFETAWVRGFVPLWLGCALLSLRSTVEIDRTLVKQSRRIGGLRLLAVCLVLVCGFALHVTVLVNRYQIAQVGAKLLGERMVGEAVGLSTRPRLGATFGAEGSLTRVLRIENLPGDVAYFRAMSFDVYEGGAWLSAPDSRSFRDIAARELEAKQAPSKTARVQRLIDDDGLVFAPLHSAGILVPDAQLQWARGGPLRTQDPAPDPLFYDIALSEKVETQGPLAEVPTPTELQKLQRVPDEIPFEARLLAQGIAGGLEPRAQIRAIETYLQKNHAYSLSTDPGEGDPVANFLQSDKAAHCEYFASAAVMMLRSVGVPARYCIGYYVHEKDGDATIVRLRDAHAWAEAFVNGAWVNVEATPGGARPDKRGEPVPFWRKLRERIQDITMALRLFAAGLANADRRLLVLGLVCFSAAVAGAMWLARRSKQTQTREFRYSTRDAELSALGRRFERWLQHTLPIEARTAWHAQTWHELARHNPRLLEDNATAREWLARYNAARFGRTTSDETARLKQLLRVLESQKKTKVRSKKEEL; encoded by the coding sequence ATGAAAAACGCAATTATTGACTCGCAACAAAAGACAGACGTTTTTGCAACCGCTGCTGCTTTGTGCGCGTTTGCTGCTCTCGCGATTTCGGCAAACGCCGCGTGGCTTCCGGTTGTTGCTTGCGTGTCGATAATTGCATCCTGTCTTATTGGCGCGCGCTGCAGCGAATCGGCGTCGGGCGTGAATGTATGGCGAGGCTTTTTCTTACTCATTGCCGGTGGCTTATTTTGGAGCGACTATACCTCGGAGAATGGAGGCACACCGGAAGTGCTGCTCGCATGGGCTATCGCGCGTGTGGCAGCCGCAGAGTACGCGCTGCGAAGCTGGATGCGTGACGGCTGGAAAGGCGAGCGTCGTGCTTTGCAATTGCTTTTGCCCGCGCTTGTGGTGATGGGCGCCAGTAACACTTTTGAAACCGCGTGGGTGCGCGGTTTTGTTCCGCTTTGGCTAGGCTGCGCGCTTTTGTCGCTGCGAAGTACGGTTGAAATCGACCGTACCTTGGTGAAGCAATCGCGGCGTATTGGTGGCTTGCGCTTACTGGCTGTTTGTCTGGTCCTCGTTTGTGGCTTTGCGCTGCACGTTACGGTTTTGGTCAATCGCTACCAAATCGCTCAGGTTGGAGCGAAGTTGTTAGGTGAGCGGATGGTTGGCGAGGCCGTTGGACTTTCAACACGGCCCCGATTGGGCGCGACCTTTGGTGCCGAAGGTTCGCTCACGCGCGTTTTGCGCATCGAAAATTTGCCCGGCGATGTGGCTTATTTTCGCGCGATGTCGTTCGATGTTTATGAAGGTGGCGCGTGGCTAAGCGCGCCCGATAGTCGCTCTTTTCGCGACATTGCAGCGCGTGAATTAGAAGCTAAACAAGCACCGTCGAAAACAGCGCGTGTCCAGCGCCTCATCGACGACGATGGTTTAGTCTTCGCGCCCTTACACAGCGCGGGGATTCTGGTTCCTGACGCGCAGTTGCAATGGGCGCGCGGCGGCCCGCTGCGCACGCAAGACCCCGCGCCTGATCCGTTGTTTTATGACATTGCGCTTTCCGAAAAGGTCGAAACACAAGGCCCGCTGGCTGAAGTCCCAACACCGACGGAGTTACAAAAATTGCAAAGGGTGCCCGACGAGATTCCTTTTGAAGCGCGCTTGCTGGCGCAGGGCATCGCGGGCGGATTAGAACCGCGTGCCCAGATTCGCGCCATTGAAACCTATTTGCAGAAGAACCATGCCTACAGTCTTTCGACCGACCCGGGAGAGGGCGATCCGGTTGCTAACTTTCTGCAAAGCGACAAGGCGGCGCACTGCGAATATTTCGCTTCCGCCGCAGTGATGATGCTGCGCAGCGTCGGAGTTCCGGCGCGCTACTGCATTGGTTACTACGTTCATGAAAAAGATGGCGATGCGACGATTGTCCGGTTGCGCGATGCGCACGCATGGGCTGAGGCCTTTGTGAACGGCGCGTGGGTCAATGTGGAAGCAACGCCCGGCGGTGCGCGGCCCGACAAGCGCGGCGAGCCGGTTCCCTTCTGGCGCAAGCTCCGCGAGCGCATCCAGGACATCACGATGGCGTTGCGTCTTTTCGCCGCAGGACTCGCGAATGCTGATCGCCGCTTGTTGGTTCTGGGCTTGGTTTGTTTTAGTGCAGCCGTCGCCGGAGCAATGTGGCTGGCGCGTCGCAGCAAACAAACGCAAACGCGAGAGTTTCGTTACAGCACTCGCGACGCGGAACTGAGCGCACTCGGGCGGCGCTTTGAACGCTGGCTGCAGCATACGTTGCCCATTGAAGCGCGAACGGCGTGGCACGCACAGACATGGCATGAACTGGCGCGCCATAATCCGCGTTTGCTTGAAGACAACGCCACTGCGCGCGAATGGCTGGCGCGTTACAACGCGGCGCGTTTTGGCCGCACAACGTCTGATGAAACCGCGCGATTGAAGCAATTGCTGCGCGTTTTAGAAAGTCAGAAGAAGACTAAAGTACGGTCGAAAAAAGAGGAACTATGA